The Microbacterium phyllosphaerae region CGTGACCGTCTTCCTGATCGGCGCGTTCGGCATGAACTTCCCGATCTTCGCCTCGACCATGGCGCTCGAGTTCGGCGCCGGCGCCGACGGATACGGCGTGCTGAGCTCGGTGCTCGCGATCGGCTCGCTCGCCGGCGCGCTGCTGGCCGCCCGCCGCGACCGCGCCAGGGTGCGGGTCGTCATCCTCGCGGCCGGCGGCTTCGGCATCGCCGCGTTCGTGTCGGCGGCAATGCCCACGTACATCTCCTATGCCGTCACGCTCACGTTCACCGGCTTCATGATCGTCACACTGCTGACGACGGCGAACGGGTACGTGCAGATGACGACGACCCCGGCTCTGCGCGGTCGCGTGCTCGCGCTGTACATGGCGGTCATCATGGGGTCGACACCGGTCGGAGCCCCCATCGCCGGGTGGGTGGCCGATACCTTCGGACCCCGCAGCGCGATCATGCTCGGCGGCACCGCCGGATTCGTCGCCTGCGCGATCGGCGCCATCTGGGTGTTCACCTCGGGCCGTCTGCATCGGTCCGAGAACAGCCGCTTCCTGATGACGCTCGATGAGACACGGCCGGTGAGCATCATCGACGAGGCCGACATCATCGAGAAGAAGGCCGACCCGGTGGAGTTCAGCGACGAGGCAGCCGTGACGACCCCGATCCGCACGCCAAAGAAGGACTGACCGCGGCCTGAGCGCGTCGATCGCGTTCTGACCGCGTCGATCGCGTGACCGCGTGGATCGGCGATCCGAGCGCGTGGATGCGGTTTGTCAATGCCCTCCACGCACGGCCGGGGCGGACGTAGCTTCGCACCATGGACCAGAACACAGGACGCACCCCGCACGCCGAAGAGCCCGCCGAGGGTTCGACCGAGCAGAACCCGGAGCACAACACCGCCCCGGACGGACAGACATCGACCGAGCGCGATGAACTGCACGGAAACGCTCAGGGCGCAGCCCAGGGTGGCGCCATCCAGGGCGACAGCTCGCACGGCGATGCGGCCCGAGGCGCGATCCAGGGCGAGGCCGAAGACGGCAACGCTCAGGGCGCAGCCCAGGGCGGCGCGATCCAGGGCGACAGCTCGCACGGCGAATCGCCGCGCGGCGCCATCCAGGGTGACGCGAGCCCCGACCGCGATGCGGCACTCGGCGGCGACAAGAACACCGAGGATCAGCTGACGGCCGACAACGAGGTCGAGGAAGACGCGCTGCGCTCACTCGACCCGAACGACGCTCCCGCCTGACCGGCGGGCCCCCACTCTCCACACAGGTGAGACCCTGAGGGCGAGGAAACACTCCTCGCCCTCAGACCCGACCATCGGGCGTCAGCCCATCACACGTTCGCCGATTCGCGCGCCGGGGCGGTTCGCGCCGCAACGAATGCATCCAGCAGTCGAGCGGTGTCCTCGAGTTGCTCGTTCCAGATCGCTCGCACGATGTCGATACGGTGTTCTGCATCCTGCAACCCGCCGAGATAGTCGGCGACGCCCGCGAAGCCAGCGGGATCCGCTTCATGCAGAGTGATCAGTCGAATCGCGAGCTTCGCCTGGACGCCGTAGACGGGGATCTGCGGGCCCCGGGGTGCCGCCATCCCGATGTAGTAGAGCTTCTCGAGCCCCTTCGCCACGACGCCGCCCGCGTAACGCAGGGGCGCACCGTACCGTCGCTCGACGAGGTCATCGGCGAGGAACGGAAGGCTCGAGTGGAATCCGGTGGCCCACAGGATGGTGTCGTACTCGCCCGACGTGCCGTCCGAGAAGAACACTGTCTTCCCCGCGATTCGATCGATCCCCGGCCTGATCTTCACACGTCCGTGCTGGAGCCAATACAGAAGCAGCGTGTTGACGACCGTGCTTCCCTCGGCGAGGGTCCGATGCCTGGGTACGGGCAGCCCCGGATAGTCCTTGGCCTCGCCGATGACGATGCGCGCGAGCAGGCGTGAGATGAGGTCCTGCTCGTCGGGGGCGAACTCGGCCATCCACTCGACCTCCTGGCGCGGAACACCGAAGTAGGACTTCGGCTGGAAGTACGTTCCCTCACGGATGACCATGTCGACGTCGTACCGATGCTGCGCGGCATCCACGGCCAGATCGCAGCCCGAGTTCCCCGCTCCGACGACCAGCACACGGCGGCCTTCGATGTCATCGGTGTTTCGATACGAGCCGGAGTGCACCTGCGCGCCGGTGAAGTCAGAGGCGATGGCCGGGACCTTCTGATCCCAGAGGTGACCGTTGGCGACGAGCACACCGTCGTAGTCGATGCTCTCGCCGGTGTCGAGGGTGACGGTCCATCCCGCCGACCCGACCGGACCGTCAGCGGCGACAGGGACGACGGAGATCACCGCGGTGTTGAAGCGGATGATCTCGTAGTGGCCGTGATGGCGGGCATACGACTCGAGGTACTCGCGCACCTGGTCGCGACGGGGGAAGTGCGGATAGTCGGCCGGCATGGGGAAGTCCTCGAAGTGAGTCATGTCCCGAGACGTGATGAGGTGCAGGGCGTCGTAGTCGGTGTGCCAGTGGCCTCCGACTCGGTCGGTCTTCTCGAAGCAGTCGACGTCGTAGCCGGCCTGCCGCAGTTGCTGAAGTGCGGAGATTCCGGCAGCACCGGCTCCGATGACGCAGTAGCGAGTCATAACTGTTCTTCCTTCGTGGGAGTGGGTGGCGTGAGGGTGGCGAGGACGTGTCATACGGCTCCGCGATCGAGGCGATGCTCGACGAAGACCGACAGCCATGTCGCGGGCACCGCGATCGCCGCGTAGATCAGCCCCGTGATGAGGTACACCGTGAGGTATTCGAACGTGATGTTGCTCATCTGATACGCGCGGCTCATGAGCTCGTTGACCGAGATGGAGTAGGCGAGCGAGGTCGCCTGGAACGACATGATGGCGAGTCCCATCAGCGCCGGTATCGCAGAGCGCATGCCCTGAGGGAGCACGATCCGCACGAACGATGTGAGACGCGGCAGACCCAGCGCGGACGACGCCTCGACTTGGCCGCGGGGGACGGATTG contains the following coding sequences:
- a CDS encoding MFS transporter — its product is MFRSFSNINYRIWFAGALVSNIGGWMQATAQDWVVLTELTDNDAAAMGVTMALQFGPPLVLVSLTGWVADRFERRRILMATQSALLLLAITVGVLLLNGVMTLPMMFCFAAAFGVVNAFDAPARQAFVSDMVSSGDTSNAVALNSASFNLARMIGPAVGGLLIVAIGSGWVFIANAVTFLAMLVALLLLRTGQLAPRLKNRRPGGLAEGFRYVWGRSDLRVVFVTVFLIGAFGMNFPIFASTMALEFGAGADGYGVLSSVLAIGSLAGALLAARRDRARVRVVILAAGGFGIAAFVSAAMPTYISYAVTLTFTGFMIVTLLTTANGYVQMTTTPALRGRVLALYMAVIMGSTPVGAPIAGWVADTFGPRSAIMLGGTAGFVACAIGAIWVFTSGRLHRSENSRFLMTLDETRPVSIIDEADIIEKKADPVEFSDEAAVTTPIRTPKKD
- a CDS encoding flavin-containing monooxygenase; amino-acid sequence: MTRYCVIGAGAAGISALQQLRQAGYDVDCFEKTDRVGGHWHTDYDALHLITSRDMTHFEDFPMPADYPHFPRRDQVREYLESYARHHGHYEIIRFNTAVISVVPVAADGPVGSAGWTVTLDTGESIDYDGVLVANGHLWDQKVPAIASDFTGAQVHSGSYRNTDDIEGRRVLVVGAGNSGCDLAVDAAQHRYDVDMVIREGTYFQPKSYFGVPRQEVEWMAEFAPDEQDLISRLLARIVIGEAKDYPGLPVPRHRTLAEGSTVVNTLLLYWLQHGRVKIRPGIDRIAGKTVFFSDGTSGEYDTILWATGFHSSLPFLADDLVERRYGAPLRYAGGVVAKGLEKLYYIGMAAPRGPQIPVYGVQAKLAIRLITLHEADPAGFAGVADYLGGLQDAEHRIDIVRAIWNEQLEDTARLLDAFVAARTAPARESANV
- a CDS encoding amino acid ABC transporter permease encodes the protein MDIVDYLPTLGEGLVVSLQLTALSVVFGYALGLVFALGVTSVRPWLRWPALVVVEIGRGIPALVVLYIVYFGLPALGVLFENFVAAVLGLTFTAAAYSSEVFRAGIQSVPRGQVEASSALGLPRLTSFVRIVLPQGMRSAIPALMGLAIMSFQATSLAYSISVNELMSRAYQMSNITFEYLTVYLITGLIYAAIAVPATWLSVFVEHRLDRGAV